CGTAACGACAACGCCTTCCTCGATCCTATTCCCGAGAACGTCCACGACGGCCTTTGTCATTGCGCAGGCGGCCTTTCCGAAGGCTAGGAGGTAAATCCTACCTTTGACCTCGAAATGGTGACCTTTCACCTCTATTCCTTTTCCGTCAAAGGAAAGTGAGCGCTTAACTGCCTCGTACGGATTTGCCGCTTCCAGAGCGGAGTTCATTACCTCCATGGCAACTGTACGAGGGTTCACTTTTCACACCCCGCCAGCCCGAGTGAGGAGACAACCTTTCTGGCCTCCTCTTCGATTATGCTGCCATCTTTGATTGCCTTCTCAAGAAGGTAGCGGGCAGTGAAGCACTGGGCAGGGAGGAGGGGGTTCCTGGTTAGGACGTAGCTCTGCTCCCGCTTGTACATGAAGTGCCAGTCGAGCTGGGCCAGGATAATGAAGCCGATGATGGCAAGGAGGTATGAGATGCCAACGAACTCGCGGAAGGAGGACCATGCCGCTCTCCAGGGAACGGAATAGAGCTCCTTGACAGAGACAAAGAGTATCATGAAGCTGTTGGCGACGCTGAGGTAGCTGGCCGCCCTCGTTATCTTGAGCTTCCAGAGGACAACCAAATCCCGCGTCCTCACGAGTTTTCCGATGCTCATGTCCCCACCGAAAAAAGTTGTGGTAGGAGCTTAAAGGCCTTCACCCCAGTTGCGGCTCCCCATTGCCCTCGGGCAGTTTAACACTATGCCAAAACTAAATTTCTCGACTCCAATCAGAGGGACATGGATGTTCAATCAGGTTTTTAAAGCGTTGGTTAGACCTCCCACAGAGAGACGTGTTAGGTGAGGCTAATGGCGATAACCTTTGCATCTAACCCGAATATGCCTGAGGAGATTGCGGCGCTCTTTAGGAAGCAGCACTACGCGCTCGTGGGCAGGCACAGCTCCGTTAAACTCTGCCACTGGCTCAAGGAGAGCATAAAGCACGACCGCTTCTGCTACAAGCAGAAGTTCTACGGCATACACTCCCACCGCTGCCTGCAGATGACCCCGGTTACTGCATGGTGCACCCACAACTGCATATTCTGCTGGCGCCCGATGGAGGGCTTCCTGGGCACTGAACTGCCCCAGCCCTGGGACGACCCGGCCTTCATAGTCGAGGAGAGCATAAAGGCCCAGAGAAAGCTCCTCGTCGGCTACAAGGGCATGCCCAGAATCAACATGAAGAAGTTTGAAGAGGCCTGGAACCCAAGGCACGCGGCCATAAGCCTGTCCGGCGAGCCGATGCTCTATCCATACATGGGCGATCTAGTTGAGGAGTTCCACAAGAGGGGTTTCACGACCTTTATAGTCACCAACGGCACCGTTCCGGAGAGACTTGAGGAAATGAAGAAAGAAGACAAGCTCCCAAGCCAGCTCTACGTCTCGCTTACCGCTCCGGACATCGAGACATACAACCGCGTCAACGTGCCCATGATTCCGGACGGCTGGGACAGGATAAAGCAGACGCTCAAACTCATGAACGACGCCCAGACGAGGACGGTAATCAGGATGACGCTTGTGAAGGGCGAGAACATGAATAACCCCAGGGGCTACGCGAAGCTCATAAAGCTCGCCAACCCGATGTTCGTCGAGGCTAAGGCTTACATGTTCGTGGGCTTCTCAAGGAACAGGCTCACCATCAACAACATGCCGCGCCACGAGGAGATAAAGGCCTTCGCCGAGGAGCTCCTGAAGTACCTGCCCGGTTACCACCTTGAGGATGAGTACGAGCCGAGCAGGGTCGTCCTCCTCATGAGGGACGACGTTGACCCCAATGGACGCGGTCTGAACGGCCGCTTTGTGAAGTTCTAATCTCCACTAGATTCTCTTTTTATCCTTTCCGCCCCATTCACCTCCACGTGGAAAACTTTATTTATTCTGACGCCGACTAAGGGTAGAGGTGTTAACAATGAGGGGAGCCCTTAACGCGTTCGTAATCATTCTCATCACCATAGTAACCCTGTCACCGCTGGCTGCGGCCGTATCAATAAACGACGGCTCTGCCAATTTTCTCAAGAACTTTGGGGACAGCACAGGACAGATAAGGCACCTTAGCCTTGCAATCATCGCTTTAAGCGAAGCAAAGGGAAAGGTCCGCGATGACCCAACGCCGAAGATAAGGGAGTTCACCAGAGAGTTGCTGTCATGCCAGAACCCCGACGGAGGATGGGGGTACTTCAACGGGAGCGTTAGCAATGTTCTGGAGACTTCTTACGCCGTTGTGGCCCTCAAGGAGGCCGAGCCTTTCTTTGAGGGTACCTCCGATTACTGGAGGGTGGACAACGCCAGAAAAAGCGGGATAAACTTCATCCTTTCCTCCCGCACTGGAAAGGCCTGGGGCTACGTTTCCGGGACGTCGCCCATGTTCTACCCCACAGTAATGGCCCTATGGGCTCTGGGGAAGAACGGTTACACCGTGGACGATCCGGAGGTCGCCGATGCCCTCTCCGTTCTCTCCGCACTCCCCATGTATAT
The sequence above is a segment of the Thermococcus sp. Bubb.Bath genome. Coding sequences within it:
- the twy1 gene encoding 4-demethylwyosine synthase TYW1, which gives rise to MAITFASNPNMPEEIAALFRKQHYALVGRHSSVKLCHWLKESIKHDRFCYKQKFYGIHSHRCLQMTPVTAWCTHNCIFCWRPMEGFLGTELPQPWDDPAFIVEESIKAQRKLLVGYKGMPRINMKKFEEAWNPRHAAISLSGEPMLYPYMGDLVEEFHKRGFTTFIVTNGTVPERLEEMKKEDKLPSQLYVSLTAPDIETYNRVNVPMIPDGWDRIKQTLKLMNDAQTRTVIRMTLVKGENMNNPRGYAKLIKLANPMFVEAKAYMFVGFSRNRLTINNMPRHEEIKAFAEELLKYLPGYHLEDEYEPSRVVLLMRDDVDPNGRGLNGRFVKF